A window of the Hordeum vulgare subsp. vulgare chromosome 5H, MorexV3_pseudomolecules_assembly, whole genome shotgun sequence genome harbors these coding sequences:
- the LOC123395129 gene encoding GATA factor SREP-like yields MAGGGGVGGKEDGGTEPLLLTVLALPATALPAVVSRLEAAVPRKARSYLPRNVPSAWWSLRIPFIQPLPPAGDPTNEEEGRRFPRPQRVQVVPSLDPGSADKPPKRLRRCLHCKAVETPQRRSGPMGRGTLCNACGVWYSKNGTLPEHRPVASPIVDSPLESQIWEPDVPGAIYLVRKSATERRPPKTEAAPAPRPGTSCLHCGSSEPPLWIEGSMGRREVCTACGMRYKKGRMLPECRPAGCSVTDSWQKSPIINSPPESPIWEPEAPPAVHLPRKPSKKKNRRRSRSQAPSVPWPANKGKRCQHCGSSETPQWREGPKGRGTLCNACGVRYRQGRLLPEYRPMASPTFVPSKHANSHRKVLQLHRTRQSNDEHPSPLPADRVANLSPILDDLPTTSTAGLASENPADTLGYTDNPINAPSSLDSLLFDGPSAPLIVESEDFVIS; encoded by the coding sequence ATGGCCGGAGGCGGCGGCGTTGGGGGGAAGGAGGATGGCGGCACGGAGCCCCTTCTCCTGACCGTCCTCGCTCTCCCCGCAACGGCGCTCCCCGCCGTCGTCTCCCGCCTTGAGGCCGCCGTCCCGCGGAAGGCGCGCAGCTACCTCCCCCGCAACGTCCCGTCGGCCTGGTGGTCACTCAGGATCCCCTTCATCCAGCCGCTGCCGCCGGCTGGGGACCCGACAAACGAAGAGGAGGGGAGAAGGTTCCCCCGTCCCCAGCGCGTGCAGGTGGTTCCCTCTCTCGATCCAGGCTCGGCCGATAAGCCGCCCAAGAGGTTGAGGAGGTGCCTGCACTGCAAGGCGGTGGAGACGCCGCAGCGGAGGTCAGGGCCGATGGGGCGGGGTACCCTCTGCAACGCCTGCGGAGTCTGGTACAGTAAAAACGGGACGCTGCCGGAGCACCGTCCGGTGGCAAGCCCAATCGTCGATTCGCCACTGGAGAGCCAGATCTGGGAGCCCGACGTGCCTGGGGCCATCTACCTGGTCAGAAAGTCGGCCACGGAGAGGCGGCCTCCCAAGACAGAAGCCGCGCCAGCGCCACGGCCGGGGACGAGCTGCTTGCACTGCGGGTCGTCAGAGCCACCTTTGTGGATAGAAGGGTCCATGGGGCGGAGGGAAGTCTGCACCGCCTGCGGCATGCGgtacaagaaggggaggatgctgCCGGAGTGCCGTCCAGCTGGGTGCTCAGTGACGGATTCCTGGCAGAAGAGCCCAATCATCAACTCCCCTCCGGAGAGTCCCATCTGGGAGCCTGAGGCGCCTCCGGCCGTGCACCTGCCAAGAAAGCcttcgaagaagaagaataggaggcggTCGAGAAGCCAAGCCCCTTCGGTGCCATGGCCGGCAAATAAGGGGAAGAGGTGCCAGCATTGTGGGTCGTCAGAGACGCCACAGTGGAGGGAGGGGCCAAAGGGGCGAGGCACGCTGTGCAACGCGTGCGGCGTGCGGTACAGGCAGGGGAGGCTGCTGCCGGAGTACCGGCCCATGGCAAGCCCcacatttgtgccatcaaagcatGCCAATTCCCACCGCAAGGTGCTCCAGTTGCATCGGACCAGGCAAAGCAACGATGAGCATCCGTCACCGCTGCCTGCCGACAGAGTCGCCAACCTCTCCCCAATCCTCGACGACCTCCCGACCACCAGCACAGCAGGTCTTGCCAGTGAGAACCCGGCCGACACACTGGGCTACACTGACAACCCAATCAACGCGCCGAGCTCACTGGACTCGCTGCTGTTTGACGGGCCATCGGCACCGCTCATTGTAGAGAGTGAAGATTTTGTGATTAGCTAG